One genomic window of Apus apus isolate bApuApu2 chromosome 9, bApuApu2.pri.cur, whole genome shotgun sequence includes the following:
- the PRRT3 gene encoding proline-rich transmembrane protein 3, with protein sequence MAAARLITWGLLLAAGVPVGAQGTLPAELSPGVTLSRGRDPLHGPTWGQQQLDSSPAWEASGELSGTGSERWEDGSPVRWSPPLWAGVGTTAPQGTETTTARAESGAWRGGGDASAEEPIIAWQDHEAEGQDIAPGGTWLTHGSALGTLGLEVPMDMEPGSTGPSWAGQSTSPARQSATRPASTPGPRPTVSTIALTPVLAAGTGMVTADAQTGGQAVVGGPTATLALPWDAQLTLASSQPFPLAVPRPTGTGPAQGPHGSPGSMQMVGREGDPGVPFSPSPALPSSAAQPPSAELWTRVLPAHQRSTRRAPLSHTTTSPRDAAPHTDTGQQGHQPTLGTDLSTSPAPSHASSTSSRGLLSEEDVGSPQRVRGAVGPMSTPNTTKATTQPTAHATTGTPGTRRADTLGTQPPTNSTAAPSATWRQAGVTPQPAPRHPSTPPPQPSRPPAPGANGTGLHWAELRHRLGFAWEAHVYGVAAIFLLLALGCLAGLVGVVTLHPPHLPHLLGAHGLLLTACLLRATFLLLDPYGARGRLPPRALLLLSTAPFPMLLGTFALLLQWLQRLTQLWLLPAWLRGLPVLGAAVALQSLVLGAAELLPPRLGPAARLALQVLGCGAGSLLLLGGLWGGWRVLRAPREAAGGVRGAGPRQGAQALLVAAVMGLPVCGLQFYSTVWLRGVLGPPWQFSQPGWPAQLWLRIGELGTALALLAAAAEPLCCRCRRRSPAGHSCWAKALRYFCTGHKAETPEYPNNCYDWAGSGTGSTGPDRVPTSDISKNLIRNPAEQLPLRALKDSNEAWAGAGGMPGLSPKCPNALLVRSCAAFEQGSTPSLGELAFRPPSPIDLRRSIDQALCRRHLLHDSLFSRPRRGSGTSLHGSPAPSETPGRGHMVRCSSLTDLPGSRQPPGAIAITVTASASSLESSSLKISWNPWHHGLSSPDSLPLDETPSRAPLLLPAVPPSWEREGPRGFPALARATDTRSLSSDTIEL encoded by the exons ATGGCTGCAGCGCGGCTCATCACCTGGGGGCTGCTTCTGGCCGCCGGGGTCCCGGTTGGGGCCCAGGGGACGCTGCCTGCCGAGCTGTCCCCAGGTGTGACCCTGTCGCGGGGCAGAGACCCCCTGCATGGCCCtacctggggacagcagcagctggactcCTCCCCTGCCTGGGAGGCGTCGGGGGAGCTGAGCGGCACCGGGAGTGAGCGCTGGGAGGACGGCAGCCCCGTGCGCTGGTCTCCACCGCTGTGGGCAGGGGTTGGCACCACGGCTCCCCAGGGGACAGAGACCACCACGGCACGTGCTGAGAGCGGGGCGTGGAGGGGTGGTGGCGATGCCTCTGCCGAGGAGCCCATCATCGCCTGGCAAGACCACGAGGCTGAAGGCCAGGACATTGCCCCGGGGGGAACCTGGCTGACCCATGGCTCTGCACTGGGGACACTGGGCCTCGAGGTGCCCATGGACATGGAACCAGGCTCCACAGGACCAtcctgggcagggcagagcacGTCCCCAGCCAGGCAGAGTGCTACCAGACCAGCGAGCACCCCTGGTCCTCGGCCAACTGTGTCCACCATCGCCCTGACCCCCGTactggcagcagggacaggtatGGTGACAGCAGATGCCCAGACAGGGGGACAGGCAGTGGTGGGGGGACCCACAGCCACCCTGGCCCTCCCTTGGGACGCACAGCTCACTCTGGCCAGCAGCCAGCCCTTCCCATTGGCCGTCCCCCGCCCCACAGGCACAGGACCAGCCCAGGGTCCCCATGGCAGCCCCGGCTCCATGCAGATGGTGGGCAGAGAGGGGGACCCAGGAGTGCCCttcagcccctccccagctcttcccagctctgctgcacagccgccctctgctgagctctggaCGCGGGTGCTCCCAGCCCACCAGCGCAGCACCCGGAGGGCCCCCCTCAGCCacaccaccaccagccccagggatgCAGCCCCTCACACGGAcactgggcagcagggacaccagCCCACCCTGGGCACTGAcctcagcaccagccctgcaccATCGCATGCCTCCAGCACTTCCAGCAGAG GGCTTCTGTCTGAGGAGGACGTTGGCTCCCCGCAGCGTGTCCGGGGTGCTGTGGGCCCCATGAGTACCCCAAACACCACCAAGGCCACCACACAACCGACGGCACATGCCACCACAGGGACCCCCGGGACCAGGCGTGCAG acACCCTAGGGACGCAGCCCCCCACCAACAGCACCGCAGCCCCCTCAGCCACATGGCGGCAGGCAGGGGTCACACCCCAGCCAGCCCCCCGACACCCATCCACGCCGCCGCCGCAGCCCAGCCGCCCCCCAGCACCGGGGGCCAACGGGACAGGACTGCACTGGGCTGAGCTGCGGCACCGGCTGGGCTTCGCCTGGGAGGCCCACGTCTATGGGGTGGCTGccatcttcctgctgctggcactgggctgcctggctgggctggtgggggtGGTCACCCTGCATCCCCCACACCTGCCCCACCTTCTAGGGGCCCATGGGCTGCTGCTGACTGCCTGCCTGCTACGGGccaccttcctgctgctggaccCCTATGGGGCACGAGGCCGCCTGCCCCCCCGggccttgctgctgctcagcacagccccctTCCCCATGCTGCTGGGCACCtttgctctcctgctccagtgGCTCCAGCGCCTgacccagctctggctgctgccgGCCTggctgcgggggctgccggtgctgggggctgccgtTGCCCTGCAGAGCttggtgctgggggctgcagagctgctgccaccccggctgggccccgctgcccgcctGGCgctgcaggtgctgggctgcggggccgggtccctgctgctgctgggtgggctctggggaggctggagggtGCTTCGAGCACCCCGGGAGGCAGCGGGGGGTGTCAGGGGGGCAGGGCCACGGCAGGGGGCCCAGGcgctgctggtggcagcagtgATGGGGCTGCCGGTCTGTGGGCTGCAGTTCTACAGCACCGTGTGGCTGCGGGGGGTCCTGGGACCCCCCTGGCAGTTCTCCCAGCCCGGCTGGCCGGCACAGCTCTGGCTGCGAATCGGGGAGCTGGGCACGGCactggcactgctggcagctgccgCCGAGCCGCTGTGCTGCCGCTGCCGGcgccgcagccccgccggcCATTCCTGCTGGGCCAAGGCGCTGCGGTACTTCTGCACCGGCCACAAAGCCGAAACGCCCGAGTACCCCAACAACTGCTACGACTGGGccggcagcggcaccggcagcaCCGGCCCGGATCGGGTACCCACCAGCGACATCTCCAAGAATCTCATCCGCAACCCAGCGGAGCAGCTGCCCCTGCGGGCGCTTAAGGACAGCAACGAGGCCTGGGCAGGCGCGGGGGGGATGCCGGGGCTCAGCCCGAAGTGCCCCAACGCTTTGCTCGTTCGCTCCTGCGCTGCCTTCGAGCAGGGCTCGACCCCCTCGCTGGGCGAGCTGGCCTTCCGCCCGCCCTCCCCCATCGACCTGCGCCGCAGCATCGACCAGGCGCTCTGCCGCCGGCACCTCCTGCACGACAGCCTCTTcagccggccccgccgcggctccGGCACCTCGCTGCACGGCTCCCCGGCTCCCTCCGAGACCCCCGGCCGCGGGCACATGGTGCGCTGCAGCTCGCTGACGGACCTGCCCGGCTCCCGGCAGCCCCCCGGCGCCATCGCCATCACTGTCACTGCCTCGGCCAGCTCGCTGGAGAGCAGCTCGCTGAAGATCAGCTGGAACCCTTGGCACCACGGGCTCTCCTCCCCTGACAGCCTGCCCTTGGATGAGACGCCCAGCCGGgcccccctcctgctgcctgctgtgcccCCCAGCTGGGAGCGCGAGGGTCCCCGTGGCTTCCCGGCCCTCGCCAGGGCGACAGACACCCGCAGCCTCTCCAGCGACACCATCGAGCTCTGA